The genomic stretch TCTTCCTCACTCTCCTGCGCACTTCCCCCGAAAGCCCCGAAGCCGGGCGTATCGTCGTCTTCGGCCGCGACTATTCCGAGCGACTCAAGACCGAAGCCGCCTTGCGCGAGAGCGAAGCTCTCCTCCACAGCATCATGGACAACGCCGAGGAGGCGATTTGCCTGCTCGACACCACCGGACTCGAGGTGTGGTGCAACCCGTCGTTCGCACGGCTCATGCCGTCATCCGGATACGAGACCAGAAAGGGTGCACGCTTCGTCGAACGCATCCATCCGAGCGACCATCCTGCACTCGCGGTGGCCATCGATCGGGCTCAGGCGACCGGCCGATCCGGCACTTTCGAACTGCGCACCCGCGACCGCGCAGGTGACGTCCGACACTTCGAAGCGAATATCTGCCTGGTCAACGAAGCCCAAGCCGATGCGGACCGACTCATCTGCATCGCTCGCGACGTCACCGACCGTAAGCGCGCCGAGCACAACCGCACGATGACGCGCATACTGCTGGACGAAGCGCAACGCTTGGAGTCCATCGGTCGACTCGCATCCGGCATCGCCCACGAGATCAACACTCCCACTCAGTTCGTCGGCGACAACCTACGGTTCTTGAAATCCACGTTCGCGGACCTCGTCGGCGTCTTCGACGACGTCGAGGCGTTCGTCGCCTCGGTCGGAACAATCCCCGAACTCGGCCCCCGTATCCAAACTCTGACTACGGCCTTGGCACATGCGGACTTGCCCTACGCCCGCGCCGAGATACCCGCCGCGCTCGATCAATCCATCGAAGGTATCCAACGAGTCGCGAAGATAGTACACGCAATGCGCGAGTTCTCCCACCCGGGTTCCCCGGAGCGGGTGCCGGCCGACATCAACCGCGCCATCGAAAGCACCTCCGTCGTCGCCCGCAACGAATGGAAATACGTCGCCGACCTCGTCCTCGATCTCGACCCCGACCTCGGCGAAGTGTCGTGCGTGATCGGTGAACTCAACCAAGTCGTCCTCAACCTCATCGTCAACGCCGCCCACGCCATCGCCGACCGCATAGGTTCCGGTTCCGGAGAGAAGGGCTTGATCAAGGTCTCGACCACCCGATCCTCCGACCACGTCGAGATCCGCGTCGGCGACAACGGATCAGGCATCCCCCCCGAGGTGCAAAAACATCTCTTCGAACCGTTCTTCACGACCAAACCCGTCGGTCGCGGCACGGGGCAAGGTCTCGCCATCGCCCGCTCCGTCGTCGTGGACCGCCACGGTGGCGACATCACCTACGAGACCGCCGTCGGACGCGGCACCTGCTTCATCGTCCGCCTCCCGCTCGAACAGCCCCCACGCGCCCCTGTCTCGTGAACACCAAGCGCAGCGTCCTCTTCGTCGACGACGAGCTCTACGTGCTCGACGGACTACGACGCATGTTGCGCGGCCTCCGCGACCAATGGGACATGCAATTCGTCGACTCCGGCGCCAAAGCGCTCGAGTGGATGGCGCACCACCCGGTCGACGTGCTCGTCTCCGACATGCGCATGCCCGGCATGAGCGGTGCCGAACTCCTTACGCTCGCTCATGCGCGCCATCCCCGGACCGTCCGCATCGTTCTCTCGGGTTACGCCGACGACGAGTTGATCATGCAATGCGTCAACTCCACCCATCAATTTCTGTCCAAACCCTGCGAACCGGAACTGCTCCGCGCCACGATCGAACGCACCTGTCTCGTCGAAGAACGCAGTCGCGACGATCGCATTCTCGCCGTCGTCTCCAAGCTCCAGCACCTCCCGAGCATGCCGGTGATCTACGATCAACTGCTCGCGCGTATCCGGGATCCGGATGCATCGATCGCATCGATCGCCGAACTCGTCGCACGCGATCCGGGCATGAGCGCGAAGATCCTCAAGCTCACCAACTCGGCCTTCTTCGGCCTTCGGCGCCACGTCTCCGATCTCGCGGATGCCGTCGGCTTCCTCGGTCTCGACACGCTCCGTTCGCTCACTCTCAGCGTCCACGTGTTCGGCCAATTGGAAACGAGCGAAGCCGTCGACTATCGTGCTCTCTGGCACCACAGCCTCCTCACCGCCGCCGCCGCGCGCGCCATCGCGGAAGCCGCCGGCGCTTCACCCGAGACTCAAACAGAGGCATTCACCGGTGGCCTCCTGCACGACACCGGACGATTGATCCTCGCCATGAACTTCCCCGAGGCCTCGCGTGCAGCCGAGCGGCAGGGCGAGCCACTACGCCAACTCCCGGAACGCGAGCGTCGCCTCCTCGGCTTCGACCACGCTCGAGTCGGAGCCGCCTTGTTCGGCTTGTGGGGATTGCCCGACGTCATCGTCGACCTCGTCGCCCACCACCACGAGCCGCGCAACTCGCAATTCGCCGACGCGGGCGCGCTCGCCTTCGTCCATCTGGCCGACTCCTGGCTCGAAGACCAGGGCTCGATCGACCCACTTCATCCCACGTCGTTGGATTCCGAATACATCGCGCGCACGGAGATCTACGGACTCGCACGCCTCCACCGCGTCTGTTCCGCCCTCTCGGCGGCGAACACGCAAACATCATGAATCCACGCATCCTCATCGTCGACGACGAGCCCAACGTCCTCAGTGCCTACCAGCGCGTGATGCACCGCATCTACGAGGTACGCACCGCGACCTCCGCCGCACAGGCGCTCGACATCCTCTCCAAGGACCGCGATTTCGCCGTGATCGTCTCGGACATGCGGATGCCCGGAGTCTCCGGTCTGACTCTCCTGAAACACGCTCAGCGCTTCGCCCCCGACATCGTCCGGATCATGCTCACCGGAGCCGACGACCAGAAAACCGCCGTCGACGCCGTCAACAGCGGCCAGGTCTATCGATTCCTGCGCAAACCTTGCCCCAGCCACGTGTTCCTCGCCACCATGGAAGAGGCGGTGAAGAGTCACCAGACCGCACGCCACGAACGCGAGATCATGGAGAAGACCTTCTCCGGCGTGGTCGACATGCTCACCGACATGATGGCGACCGCAGACCCGCAGAGTGGCCGACGTGCGCAGCAATTGCGCGAGAAAGCCGCCGACATCGCCCGCATCCTCGATATCCGAACCACGTGGGAAATCGAATCGGCGGCGATGTTGCTCAACATCGGCATCGTCACCCTCCCCGCGCACATCCTGCACAAGATACGCGAGCGCGAACCCTTGCTCGACGCCGAGACCGCACTCTGCGCGCGGGTCCCCGAACTCGGCGCACGTCTCCTCGAAAACATCCCGCGTCTCGAACCCATCGCAGCCATCGTCCGCCACCAGAACCGCACGTTCGACGGTCACGGCACCCCCGCGGACGGTCCCACCGGTTGCGAAATCCCCATCGGAGCGCGCATCGTCCATCCGCTCGTCGAGATCCAAAAAATGCGCAACGGCGGACTCTCCTTCGGGGATGCCCTCGCGGCGCTGCGCGTCGATGTGCAGAAATACGACCCCGATGTGCTCGAAGCGCTCGAAGCGCTCGATCCGCGCGACGACGACGACTCGGAAGCGCACGAATACCGCATGGCTGCGGAGTTGCGTCCCGGTATGCGCCTCGGTGCCGACGCCCTCTCCCAAGACGGACTACCGCTGGTCATGGCGGGCGCACGACTCACGGGCGTGCTGATCGCGCGGTTGCTCAACTTTTCCGAATTGGGACTCCTCCGCGAACCACTGTTCGTCACCGTCCCTCGAGCCCCGACTACGACAGTCGCGCCCGTTCACGCGGAAACCGCGATCTAGACTTGCGACCCTGTCGCTCCGTGGTGCCCGGGACAGGGGTCGAACCTGCACGCCTTTCGGCACGAGATCCTAAGTCTAAACGACTGTATTGACTACCAACGCCTTACGAGCGCACCTGTCCGCGTTTTGCCCCTCCTTCGGAGAAAAACGGAACGACGCGCGCGTTGACGCGCGCGTATGTGCGCCTGATCCGCGCTTCGCGTCGCGTCAACGGGCCTTCTCCGACCTCCAAGCGGACGCCGAAGTGCGAGGGCATGAACTCGTGGTTCAATGCGCCGGCCTCCAGCGCCTGCTCGAGTGCGTAGAAAGCCTCTTCGAGAATCAGTCCTCGCCTCATCATGCGACCGCGCGCCGTGTAATCCATGAAGAACTTGTCGCAAAGTCGATTGCCCACCTCGATGCCAACCGGCGAGAGCCGACACACGACCTTCTCGGAGAGACTGAACGGATCGCCTTTGGCCACATCGCGCCAATAGGTGGGGATGTACTGCGGCCCCTGCCATCCGACCGCACTCATTGCGACACCCTCCGCACAACACCGTCGACCGGCTCGAACCGATCCACCTTCACGCCGTCGAGTTCGGCGGCGATCGGCGAGGTTTCCCCGCGTTCCGGGTGCGGACTCAGCGGGCCGTCGTGGTCCCACGAAACCTCTTCCGGCATGCGATCGACGGGGATCAACCTCCGGTTATCGACAAACCAACGGCACGCATTGGTCGCGGTCCTGAGGGTTCCCGCACCCCCGTCCTGCATCTCGGAGATCTGAGCCATCGCGTGAGCGACGAGGATCTCGCCGACATCCCTACGCAAGAGTTCCGCGATCCACGACAGTTGCGTGTGCTGATCCTTGGACAGCACGCATTCCACCTTCACAAGGTCCTGATTCATTCGATTCGATCTCAACAAAGTGGACCGCGCGCAGCCGGGTGGAACCGAGGGCATGGATAACCCCCCAGCGGTAAAGCTGCCGGCCGCAACGCGGTCCAAAGCTGAGAGACACGAGTTCCATTTTCTTCGGCAAACGAGCCAAGGGCAACGGTTCCACGGTCGCCCCGACGCAAGCCGGTGTGCCGCCGGCGCAATCCCAACGCAAGCCCGAAAACGCCCCTCCGGCCCCCGGCCGCACTCTTTACCCATCCGTGCCGTCCGCGCCTGCCTATCGCCCGCAGACGAGCCACTAGCGAGCGCGGCAATCGTCGGCTCGCTCCGCCCCGACTCCTGAAACCGAATTCGTCGCCCGCGCCCCCCCCCTCCCGCGCGAAGCGCTGTACGATCCGTTCTGTCCGACCTGCCCCCCCCTTGCTCACTCGCGACCGAAAGAGGGATGCCAGTTGGCTCGCCGATCACGCTGGCCGGACGACGGCCGCGTTGCTAGGCGATAGTCCACCGCGTGTTACTTCGTTTCCGGGACGGGTCTCATGAGCGAGGTACGGGACGTCGCCGAACCTGAGTTTTAGGGTTCCCAGGAAGGACCCGCTGGGGGCAGGTTGAGTGTTGTTGTTTTTCCGACCTCGGAAGACTCGGAGACCTCGGACAAGTTTTTTCCAAAACTCATTACATGTGCGCCTGCGCCTGCGCGCGTTACATGTAGTTATAGAAAATTCCTGTCCGAAGTGTCCGTGATTTGATCGTTTTGCGGTTATCTCGATAACATTGGTCCAAAATCTACGTCCGAAGTGTCCGCGCGAAGAATCTCCAATTCTGGCAAACTCGCCTGATGAGTAAGCAAGGCCAGTGCGCGGAATATCATTCAAGCGGACAGGCCGGACAGTCAGTTGAGATCCTTTACCAAAGCAGAGGCGCTCGCCGGCGAGCAACGGCGGAAGCCGATTGTAGTTGCTGAGTGGATACGGACAGGAAGACACCGGAGTATGTCCTACTGGTGTCCGAAAGGAACCGGTAGACGGGTTCGACCCGCGCGGGCGCGGGAGCCTAGGCGGCGCGCTCGTGTTCCTCGGCAGCGGTCACGAGGACGTCATACCATCCTCGGATCTCGGCTTGGAAGCGGTGCTTGGGGATGCCCAGTGCCTTCGCGTCCAAGCCCGGGAAGACGCCCAGGATCGACGCCAGGGCGGCGAAGCGGACGAAACCGTCCTTGTCCATGCGGCCGGCTGTCGTGCGCTCCAGAAGCGCCAAGACGAGCGTTGCACGGGGGTCCGCCTCGATCGTGATCTGCGGCCCGGGATCGACCAATCGCCGTTCCCTCGACGGCGTGAGTTCGACGGTGCGATGCTTCATCGTGCCTCGAGGCTGTAACACCCTCGAGGCACCGGCGAGCGGATTCTATACGACCGCGCGCTTTGCTGCTCGGCGAGCCCGATTTCGGGCGTTGTAACGGTCCACCTTCTCGCGATTCGCGGCGCGCCACTTGGCCTGATAGGCGCGCCGCGCTGCGATCTTCTCCTCTTTGGTCATCGGAGGTTTCCGCACTCTCGCGGAGCTTCCCCTCTTGATCCTCTGCCGCTCCTTGTGAGCCTCCACGCGGTCGGGATGAGCGGCACGCCATGCGCGCAGGTAATCTCGGCGCTCCGCCCTCTCTTGTTCGGTCAATCGGGCGTAGGCTTCACGCTTTCGGAGACGATCGCGGAGACGATCGCGTTCAAGGTGCGACTCCCGCCACCTCAGCCGGCGGGCCGTCTCACGATCCCGGTGGATCGCACGATACCGCCGGTAGTACTCCGCACCACCGGTCTTGCGATATTGCTGCTCGTAGGCTCTGTAGGCATCGGGTTTTAGGGCGCGATTTCGGCGCTTCTCTTCGCGCCAGATGCGCCGCTGTTCGTCGGGGGTGCGCGCGCGCGCACCGGATGCAACTGCTTCCATGTGTGTTATTGGGCTTTGTGGGTTCCACTTCCAGGTTCGCCCCGTTCGAGATCGAGATTGTTACTCCCGCAGCGCAGTCGGCACGAGGAGGACGGCGAGGCCGTTGTGGCGTGCGATGTCTTCCATTGCTGGCAGTGCGCCGGCGACCGCGCGATTCGTAGAGACGGCCGCGCGGAGGTCAGCGGCCGTGATCGCAGTGACCTTCGAATCGACCTTACAGGGGAGCGCGTGTGCGACCTCGCGAGCGCGCTTGCAGGCGGTGGGTTCATCGGTCGCGAGGATGAGTACGAGAAGCGTGCCGGCGGATGCCTCGCCCCACGTCGGCCGAATTCCGACAAGGACTCGATGAAGATCCACCGGGCGCGGTTTGGCTCCGAAGATGCTCATGACAGCAACTCCAGGCGCAAGCGGGAGGCTTCGACGGGTTCGAGCAATTCCCACGTCCCACCGCGGTCCGCCGGCTGTTCGGTCTCCCCTGGGACGTAACCGAGGAGGTCGTCGTAATCGAGAGCCGCGGCGACGTCGGCGAGGTCCTCGCACAGCTTCTGCGCGACGATGCCCCCCAGGGTGTGCTCGGCTTCGCCTGAGCGCAGGCCGCGAATCTGCCACGATGCGCGGCCGTCTTTGATTCTTGGATACATCTCGAGGCGGCGTCCGTCGACTTCGGCTCTGATGAGCGAGGGTGAAACGATCTCCAGGGTGATCTTCATTTTTGGTGCTTGTTGGGGTTCAGGTTTGCATGCCCATGTCGCGGCGATCGCGGGCGAGCTGGTCGTAGAGGACTTTCCGCCCCGGCCGATCCTTCAGCCAGGCGAGGCCGGCGTCGCGGCTCTGGACGATCGCCACGGAAACGTTGATCGGGTTCTCGCCGGCCGCGGTCGCGCCGCTTCCGGAGTCGGTGACGTATCCACCGGCTGAATACCCGCGTTTCGCGGAGGCGTGCATGGCGTCGAGGTTGGCCACGCCGAGGCGCTGCACGGCGGGGGCGGAGAACACGTACTCGCCGCGGTGGACCGCGCCGGCGATCGCGTTCGAAGCGCCGTCGCCAGTGTAGCCGCCGCGCTCGAACCCCGTGGCAGCGATGGCGGCGAGAGCCGCACCGACGCCGACCACGGCCGCGATTCCGTAGCTCGAGATCGAGGCGGCGATGGCCGACGGTATCCACGCCAAGAGCGACTTCGCGGCCGAAGCCAGCGTGAGCGCGAGCCCCTTCGCCGCGTACACCTGATCGACCAAGAAGTTTGCCGCCTTCAGAGCGGCATACCGCCCCTGCACAAAAACGAACTTGGCCGTCATTTCGGCGACGACGCGCGAGAATCCTTGCAGCACGGTTTGACCGATGCCGGCCGCGATCGAGCGCAGCGCTTGCCCGAGAGTCAGTGTCCGGTTGATCAATCCTTCGATGCCGCCGGCGAGCGTGTTGATCGTGCCGGCGTAGATATTACCGATCTCGCGCGCGGCGACGTCGGCAAGTGCGGGGAGGTTGTTGAAGAACGTCTCCATTTGCTTACCGAAGGTAGCGGCCCCGGTCCCGCCACCGCCCCCGGTGTTGCCGGTACCTCCTCCTCCGCCTCCGCCCGGAGGCGGAGGCGTGGAAGCGGCCGCGCGCGCGGCGGCGAGCTTCGCTTCATACTCCGCCATGAGGCGATTCAACTCCTCGAGCGCACTGACCCGTGCGC from Opitutales bacterium ASA1 encodes the following:
- a CDS encoding response regulator, with the protein product MNPRILIVDDEPNVLSAYQRVMHRIYEVRTATSAAQALDILSKDRDFAVIVSDMRMPGVSGLTLLKHAQRFAPDIVRIMLTGADDQKTAVDAVNSGQVYRFLRKPCPSHVFLATMEEAVKSHQTARHEREIMEKTFSGVVDMLTDMMATADPQSGRRAQQLREKAADIARILDIRTTWEIESAAMLLNIGIVTLPAHILHKIREREPLLDAETALCARVPELGARLLENIPRLEPIAAIVRHQNRTFDGHGTPADGPTGCEIPIGARIVHPLVEIQKMRNGGLSFGDALAALRVDVQKYDPDVLEALEALDPRDDDDSEAHEYRMAAELRPGMRLGADALSQDGLPLVMAGARLTGVLIARLLNFSELGLLREPLFVTVPRAPTTTVAPVHAETAI
- a CDS encoding response regulator, which gives rise to MNTKRSVLFVDDELYVLDGLRRMLRGLRDQWDMQFVDSGAKALEWMAHHPVDVLVSDMRMPGMSGAELLTLAHARHPRTVRIVLSGYADDELIMQCVNSTHQFLSKPCEPELLRATIERTCLVEERSRDDRILAVVSKLQHLPSMPVIYDQLLARIRDPDASIASIAELVARDPGMSAKILKLTNSAFFGLRRHVSDLADAVGFLGLDTLRSLTLSVHVFGQLETSEAVDYRALWHHSLLTAAAARAIAEAAGASPETQTEAFTGGLLHDTGRLILAMNFPEASRAAERQGEPLRQLPERERRLLGFDHARVGAALFGLWGLPDVIVDLVAHHHEPRNSQFADAGALAFVHLADSWLEDQGSIDPLHPTSLDSEYIARTEIYGLARLHRVCSALSAANTQTS